The Manihot esculenta cultivar AM560-2 chromosome 11, M.esculenta_v8, whole genome shotgun sequence genome includes a region encoding these proteins:
- the LOC110626090 gene encoding acetylajmalan esterase isoform X1 — MFSSKLVLVYSLFFLVLPLGSIAHILKACKFEAIYQLGDSLSDTGNVIIENPSSAYARLPYGQNFYKKATGRCSNGLLMIDYIALSAGLPLLDAYLNPKASTSHGVNFAVAGSTALPVEFLAEKYSLVPPVTNSSLTVQLGWMLSHFNTTCYSRQDCSKKLEKSLFLVGEIGGNDYIYSLLEGKTIDEVKSVRSDVVKAIKDAILRVIDYGATRIVVPGNLPMGCLPAFLTEFDTNDSNAYDEFHCLKEVNSLSMNFNGHLQKAIEKIEKEHPNVTIIYGDFYNAYKWILQNAQLLGFSPNSLQKACCGSGGNYNYNVLRRCGASGVPVCPNPQQHISWDGIHLTQEAYRHLATWIICDIFQKLQCGV; from the exons ATGTTTTCCTCCAAACTTGTGCTTGTCTACTCCCTcttcttccttgttcttcctCTTGGATCTATTGCACATATTCTCAAGGCTTGTAAGTTTGAAGCAATATATCAACTTGGGGATTCACTATCAGATACAGGAAATGTCATCATAGAGAACCCTTCTTCTGCTTATGCAAGGCTTCCCTATGGCCAAAACTTTTACAAGAAAGCAACAGGTAGATGCTCCAATGGCCTGCTGATGATTGATTATATTG CATTATCAGCTGGTTTACCTCTTCTTGATGCCTACTTAAATCCAAAGGCAAGTACCAGTCATGGGGTGAACTTTGCAGTTGCTGGTTCTACAGCCTTGCCTGTTGAATTTCTAGCAGAGAAGTATAGTCTTGTTCCTCCTGTTACTAATAGTTCTCTTACTGTACAACTTGGCTGGATGTTATCTCACTTCAACACAACCTGCTATAGCAGACAAG ATTGTTCTAAGAAACTTGAAAAATCTCTCTTCTTGGTGGGAGAGATTGGAGGTAATGATTATATCTATTCATTGTTGGAAGGTAAGACTATAGATGAGGTAAAGTCCGTTAGGTCAGATGTTGTCAAAGCAATCAAAGATGCCATTTTG AGAGTTATTGATTATGGTGCTACTCGAATAGTAGTTCCTGGAAATCTTCCTATGGGTTGTTTACCTGCATTTCTTACAGAATTTGACACCAATGATAGTAATGCATATGATGAATTTCATTGCTTGAAAGAAGTAAATAGTCTTTCAATGAACTTCAATGGACACCTCCAAAAAGCcattgaaaaaatagaaaaagagcATCCAAATGTAACTATCATATATGGTGACTTCTACAATGCTTACAAGTGGATATTGCAAAATGCGCAATTGCTAG GATTCAGTCCCAACTCATTGCAAAAAGCTTGCTGTGGAAGTGGAGGTAATTATAACTATAATGTTTTAAGGAGATGTGGAGCTTCTGGTGTACCTGTTTGTCCAAATCCTCAGCAACATATCAGTTGGGATGGGATACATTTAACACAAGAGGCCTACCGTCACTTGGCAACATGGATCATCTGTGACATCTTTCAGAAACTTCAATGTGGTGTATAG
- the LOC110626090 gene encoding GDSL esterase/lipase At5g03980 isoform X2 has protein sequence MFSSKLVLVYSLFFLVLPLGSIAHILKACKFEAIYQLGDSLSDTGNVIIENPSSAYARLPYGQNFYKKATALSAGLPLLDAYLNPKASTSHGVNFAVAGSTALPVEFLAEKYSLVPPVTNSSLTVQLGWMLSHFNTTCYSRQDCSKKLEKSLFLVGEIGGNDYIYSLLEGKTIDEVKSVRSDVVKAIKDAILRVIDYGATRIVVPGNLPMGCLPAFLTEFDTNDSNAYDEFHCLKEVNSLSMNFNGHLQKAIEKIEKEHPNVTIIYGDFYNAYKWILQNAQLLGFSPNSLQKACCGSGGNYNYNVLRRCGASGVPVCPNPQQHISWDGIHLTQEAYRHLATWIICDIFQKLQCGV, from the exons ATGTTTTCCTCCAAACTTGTGCTTGTCTACTCCCTcttcttccttgttcttcctCTTGGATCTATTGCACATATTCTCAAGGCTTGTAAGTTTGAAGCAATATATCAACTTGGGGATTCACTATCAGATACAGGAAATGTCATCATAGAGAACCCTTCTTCTGCTTATGCAAGGCTTCCCTATGGCCAAAACTTTTACAAGAAAGCAACAG CATTATCAGCTGGTTTACCTCTTCTTGATGCCTACTTAAATCCAAAGGCAAGTACCAGTCATGGGGTGAACTTTGCAGTTGCTGGTTCTACAGCCTTGCCTGTTGAATTTCTAGCAGAGAAGTATAGTCTTGTTCCTCCTGTTACTAATAGTTCTCTTACTGTACAACTTGGCTGGATGTTATCTCACTTCAACACAACCTGCTATAGCAGACAAG ATTGTTCTAAGAAACTTGAAAAATCTCTCTTCTTGGTGGGAGAGATTGGAGGTAATGATTATATCTATTCATTGTTGGAAGGTAAGACTATAGATGAGGTAAAGTCCGTTAGGTCAGATGTTGTCAAAGCAATCAAAGATGCCATTTTG AGAGTTATTGATTATGGTGCTACTCGAATAGTAGTTCCTGGAAATCTTCCTATGGGTTGTTTACCTGCATTTCTTACAGAATTTGACACCAATGATAGTAATGCATATGATGAATTTCATTGCTTGAAAGAAGTAAATAGTCTTTCAATGAACTTCAATGGACACCTCCAAAAAGCcattgaaaaaatagaaaaagagcATCCAAATGTAACTATCATATATGGTGACTTCTACAATGCTTACAAGTGGATATTGCAAAATGCGCAATTGCTAG GATTCAGTCCCAACTCATTGCAAAAAGCTTGCTGTGGAAGTGGAGGTAATTATAACTATAATGTTTTAAGGAGATGTGGAGCTTCTGGTGTACCTGTTTGTCCAAATCCTCAGCAACATATCAGTTGGGATGGGATACATTTAACACAAGAGGCCTACCGTCACTTGGCAACATGGATCATCTGTGACATCTTTCAGAAACTTCAATGTGGTGTATAG